In the genome of Natator depressus isolate rNatDep1 chromosome 21, rNatDep2.hap1, whole genome shotgun sequence, one region contains:
- the LRRN2 gene encoding leucine-rich repeat neuronal protein 2, whose translation MCPVKVFALEGSWSCQLKMRHFQMNLLLICVATATAVPIVPWKVKCPLQCVCQIRPWYTPRSVYREAATVDCNDLLISTVPEHLPEGTQTLLLQSNRIARVDQSELDYLKNLTELDLSQNSFSDIWDFSLKNMPQMLSLHLEENQLAELSDNSFSGLANLQELYLNHNQLRRISPRAFSGLSNLLRLHLNSNLLRTVDSRWFQVLPNLEILMIGGNKVDAILDMNFRPLLNLRSLVLAGMNLREISDFALEGLRSLESLSFYDNKLVNVPKRALQQVPGLKFLDLNKNPLQRIRQSDFTNMLHLKELGLNNMEELVSIDKFALINLPELTKLDVTNNPKLSFIHPRAFHHLPQMETLMLNNNALSALHKQTVESLPNLQEISIHSNPIRCDCVIRWVNSTENHIRFIEPQSTLCADPPDLKRRHIRDVPFREMTDQCLPLISTKSFPSHLEVADSENISLHCRALAEPEPEIYWVTPSGVKLIPYLEDGRYKVHPEGTLEIHKITAQEAGLYTCVAHNLIGADTKGVSLMVNSSFPLSVDNLELLVKEVQAYHILVTWKPHLNTVSSNLTWSSFSFSSSLDVTNVARIPAGTHLYNITRLHQGTEYWACLHVAFLNLQSKVACVNARTKEAGYGYRYLESRQSVLTVLALCILLLSAILVGHYGFGSYRPQPGSPGKLLLHCLPWNPGSSSVRVVYPPFVKHWDQGRPGEKLLAVEVQATPLDS comes from the coding sequence ATGTGCCCTGTGAAAGTTTTTGCCCTGGAAGGAAGTTGGTCTTGCCAGTTGAAAATGAGACACTTTCAAATGAACTTGCTTCTCATCTGTGTGGCAACTGCCACAGCCGTCCCCATAGTGCCCTGGAAGGTGAAATGCCCACTGCAGTGTGTGTGTCAGATCAGACCCTGGTACACACCCAGGTCTGTGTACAGGGAGGCCGCTACCGTGGACTGCAATGACTTGCTCATCTCCACAGTGCCCGAGCACTTGCCAGAGGGGACACAGACCCTGCTTTTGCAAAGCAACCGCATTGCCAGAGTGGACCAGAGTGAGCTGGACTATCTGAAAAACTTGACAGAGCTCGACCTGTCACAGAACAGCTTCTCAGACATCTGGGACTTCAGTCTGAAGAACATGCCCCAGATGCTGAGCCTCCACCTTGAAGAGAACCAGCTGGCCGAGTTGTCCGATAACAGCTTTTCTGGCCTGGCCAACCTCCAGGAGCTGTATCTGAACCACAACCAGCTGCGTAGGATTTCCCCACGGGCCTTTTCAGGCCTCAGTAACCTCCTTCGGCTCCACCTCAACTCTAATCTCTTGAGGACAGTTGACAGCCGCTGGTTCCAGGTGCTCCCCAACCTGGAGATCCTCATGATCGGAGGCAACAAGGTGGATGCTATCTTGGATATGAACTTCAGGCCTCTGTTAAACCTGAGGAGCTTGGTTCTGGCTGGGATGAACCTGAGGGAGATTTCAGATTTCGCCCTGGAAGGGCTGAGAAGCCTGGAGAGTCTATCTTTCTACGACAACAAGCTGGTGAATGTCCCCAAGCGGGCACTGCAGCAAGTCCCTGGCCTTAAGTTCCTGGATCTGAACAAAAACCCTTTGCAGAGGATCAGGCAAAGTGACTTCACGAATATGCTACACCTCAAGGAGCTGGGACTTAACAACATGGAGGAGCTGGTTTCCATAGACAAGTTTGCCTTGATCAACCTCCCCGAGCTGACCAAACTGGACGTGACCAACAATCCCAAGCTGTCTTTCATCCACCCCAGAGCTTTCCATCACCTGCCCCAAATGGAGACCCTGATGCTCAACAACAACGCCCTAAGTGCCTTGCATAAGCAGACGGTAGAGTCCCTGCCCAACCTACAGGAGATCAGCATCCACAGCAACCCTATCCGCTGTGACTGCGTCATCCGCTGGGTCAACAGCACCGAGAACCATATCCGCTTCATCGAGCCCCAGTCCACGCTGTGCGCTGAtcccccagacctgaagaggaggcACATCCGGGATGTCCCCTTCCGGGAAATGACTGACCAGTGCCTGCCTCTCATCTCCACCAagagtttcccctcccacttggAGGTGGCAGACAGTGAGAACATCTCACTACATTGTAGGGCCCTGGCGGAACCGGAACCAGAGATCTACTGGGTCACACCGTCTGGGGTCAAGCTGATCCCTTACTTGGAGGATGGGAGGTACAAGGTGCACCCTGAAGGGACGCTGGAAATTCACAAGATAACTGCACAGGAGGCCGGGCTCTATACCTGCGTGGCCCATAACCTCATCGGTGCCGATACCAAGGGCGTCAGCCTGATGGTCAACAGCTCCTTCCCTCTCAGTGTGGACAACCTGGAGCTCCTGGTGAAGGAAGTCCAGGCTTACCATATCCTTGTCACCTGGAAGCCCCACCTCAACACGGTCTCCTCCAATCTCACCTGGTCCAGCTTCTCCTTCAGCTCCAGTTTGGATGTGACCAACGTGGCCAGGATCCCTGCGGGCACCCACCTGTATAACATCACCCGGCTCCACCAGGGCACAGAGTACTGGGCCTGCCTTCATGTGGCCTTCCTAAACTTGCAGTCCAAGGTGGCCTGTGTGAATGCCAGGACTAAAGAGGCTGGCTATGGCTACCGGTACCTGGAGAGCAGGCAGAGTGTCTTGAcagtgctggccctctgcatctTACTGCTCTCAGCCATCCTGGTTGGCCACTATGGCTTTGGTTCCTACAGGCCGCAGCCTGGGAGCCCTGGGAAGCTGCTCCTGCACTGCCTGCCATGGAACCCAGGCTCCTCTTCAGTGCGCGTGGTCTACCCTCCTTTCGTCAAACACTGGGATCAAGGGAGGCCTGGGGAGAAGCTCCTAGCCGTGGAGGTGCAAGCAACGCCGCTGGACTCTTGA